Genomic window (Rosa chinensis cultivar Old Blush chromosome 6, RchiOBHm-V2, whole genome shotgun sequence):
gaagaagaagaagatgaaggagaaggagaagagagggagTGAAAGAAAAGCATGAGACTGGGGTCCAGACTTACATTGATGGTGGTCGAAGACTAGGGTCCAGATTGCATCAACCAAATCGCAAATCGAAGACGCAATGGTCTTGCTCGTCTGGGCGATCGTCCGATCTTTGAGTGCGATCGTCTTGCTCGTTTGGGTTTTGAATCTTTCGATCGTCTGGGTTAGAGAATGGAGTGAGGGCAGAGAGTGAGGCAGTGACTCAGTGAGCGTGTGAGGCTCTCTGGCTCTCTGCGATAGAGGGTTAGAGACTTAGAGACAGATCAGATGTTAGGGTTTGATGACTTTGATCGAATGGATAGGAATTAGACACATCAGATGTTGGCGCCGGATCAAATGAGAATGAGTCTATTTTACAGAAATAAGCTCGGCCCTAATATCCACTTATACACTGACATCTGTATTTCGGTTCCAAAGGGGTTTTAAAAACAAGAACTGAAACCGAACCGATAACACTTCATTAGGAACCGAACCGAGAAAAATGCAAATACATATGCTCTAAAACGGAACCGAACCGAGtttttcggtgcggttcggtgcggttcctTCGGTTTTACGGTTCGCCAGGCCAGCCCTAGTTTCTGGGGTTAGGGTTTTTCTGGCTGTTACACTTTTGTTATTAGAGGATCCATCGAAGATCATTGCTTTTTCAGCTTAAGTGAAGAGAGAATTTACAAATCATGCCCCCCATATATAAGTAGACGGACTTGCGTTGGTGCGATTGAAGGGTGGTTGATCATGGTTGATAACGTATTTTGGCGTCCCGAGGGTACGGTTTTATGAATCCTAGGTCATTCTACTTATTATTCAACCAAAGCCTTACTACTTTCCCCACCGTCAACTTCCTCTTGACCTCTTGAATCCAATTTCAGGTGCCCGAGTCTTTCTCGCTTCACAATCTACCATTTCATGCCACGACAGCAATCAACCTTCATTCTTCCGCAAGGTAATTGCCTCTTCAGCTCCAACAAGCTCGAATTGTGATTGTTTTGTGGCTGCACTCTGTTCAAATGGACGTTTGGCCTTTTCTAGACCTAGTGAAAAATCATGGAGTGCACTCTCATCGACCAAGAGTTGGTACTTGGTACGGGGGATCAATTTTGTGGATATAGATATAATTGATGGGAAATTATATGCTGGACCTTGCATACTTATATGTTTTTAATGGTGTTTGAGTGTTTGACATCCAAGATATTGCCAATGGTGACGGCCCTCCTACGTATAAGGTTGAGCTCATGCTTCATGCCTTGCCAGTTCCATTATATCAAGTGAGTCCTCTCCCGTCGTGGATTGGAGTGTATGAAGAGACTAGAAGTGAAAACATTCACCTAGCGAAAAGATTCTACATCAAAGGAATTGTTCATGATTTTTCGCGAGAACAGATTTGAATTGGAGAAGGATCCAGCTAGCAATTCCTTGGTCTCTTATCATAGGTGATAATAATTTCGAAATTCCACCCAAGACTCAAGGATTTTGAGTGTTCAAACTTGAGTATGATACTCAAGGGCATCCTCAATGGGTACAGATTTTCAACCTTGGTGATCGAATATTGTTTGTGAGTGAGGCTGTAAACAAATTCATAGTTGTCAGCGATAATGACGTCCACGAAAAGAAACTCAAAGGAAATTgcatctattttgtttttgataacCCGTCTTTATTATCATCTGCGTTTGATAATTTTTCAAAAGTATATTTAGACGCATCACCGTTACGTGAACTTGATTGTCGAGTGTTTTCCCTAACAGACAAGAACATCAGACCACTTACTAATTTCCCCAAGGATTATGTTCGTACTCAATTACACACTCGACCTATTTGGTTCGCTCCAAATCTTCAGTAGATTGATTAGCTTGTTCTCATTGTCTACACATGTGAAAGGACTGCATTGCTGGGCAGGTAGAATTGGGGTAAATAGTGGATTGAGTTATAAACGTCataatttgttttgatttttaacTATGTAATACTAGAGTCAACATATATAACTAATCGTATTTGGCCCAAGGGGAAGTAAATCTCTAACGAATAACACCTATTTAATCCTTACTAATTTGAAGTATGTAGTTTACAAGTACATTTCTCTTTACATTTAATATTCTTACCACATTCACTGAAACTGAATCTGGATTACTCGTCGTACATGAAAAATTGAACCTCTTTTCCTCTTTGATGACAAAAATTGCAACGCTAGTGTCCTGCCCGGCTGCCCCCGACACTTAAGTCAAGCCCATGTGAACCGTAATAGCATCTACACCCCATTGCTTTCCACTTTCCAGTATTTGTTGGAATATCTCATTACAGAACAAAACACAAGAAAATGAGAACACCAGAAGCCAAAGCTAGGTGCTTAATTAGCTTCATCTTTATGTCAACCTAGCCAAAGAGCTGTAAAGCCATCAGCGTTAATACCCCAGTGCAAGTTGCTTTGTACTACCGACTTAGTACGTCATTTTCCtgcacaattttatttttattttatgacaAACACCAAAATTGGTGTTGCTGTTGCTCCTGATCGATTCTTCTAATTAGATTCCGTTCCAGTATTGGCCTTTGTAGTTTCCTTTTCGGGTGTTACATTTCATGATGAGCTCCACATGGTGTGTTACCGGAAAAATCAATAGACACGTAATGTGTATATGTACAAATAGTATGATATCTCTTGCTAGCTAGATACGTGTCAAGTTATTTTGCCAAGTTTTACTGCACATGTTATTAAGAGTCCACTTTACCGTAAGTGTAGATTGATAGTCTATCTTGGATGTTTGTTAAAAATCTCATTACTCTCATTAATATTACCAGTGGATAGTTGCAAacctgctatatatatatattttcgcTAATTTGGGATCAATGCTCTATAGTCAGCTATGCCTACGGATACTCCTAAATCCTTAATCAACAAGGAGCTGAGGGTTTATCAGTTTATATCCGATTGGTGTGCTAAGGTTTTGATCGAGTTTTAGAACTTTCTCGCTCGTGCTGCATCACCTTTGGTTAATCGATCATCGTTTGATGTACAGAAATTTCAGTATTCAAAGGGTAGTGGGAAACTGATCGAGAATATCTAGTTTGGTACCTAAAATATCACAACTAGCTAGTCGACTAAGAAGAGCTAGAACCCAAATTAGATTGCTTCACTTCATCAACATGCACTAACTTACAAATAACTAGCTAATTTCAGCTGGTACAGTATCACCTCTTTTTTTCACTCTCTTTCAATCAATCAGATTCTCAAAACAACAAGTTCATTGCTAAACCTCACCATCTTCTCGCCTATAAAACAAGGCATCCCCTCCCTCCAGTGAAGCACCCAAACAACCCATTAATATCCCACTTCGATCACTTTTAGCAATGGCTTCTTCTACCAATCTCTCTGCAACCCTTCTCGTCTTCTCAGTCCTTCTCTACTCTTCAACATTCTCCAGTGCTTGCGGCACATGCAACCCTGCAcctaaaaccccaaaaccaCCAAAACCGGCACCAACACCAATAACACCGGTACCAACAACACCAGCACCAGCTATGGAAACTTGCCCGAGAGACACGTTGAAGTTAGGGGTTTGTGCAGACCTTCTGGGACTCGTGAACGTTCAAATTGGATCGCCAGTAACCAGTCCCTGCTGTGCACTGCTTGAAGGCTTGGCTGATTTGGAGGCTGCTCTTTGTCTTTGCATCGCGCTTAAGGCCAATGTGCTTGGTATTAACTTGGACGTGCCAATTGCTTTGAATTTGCTTGTTAGTGCTTGCCAGAAAACTGTCCCTCCTGGTTTTAAATGCAAATAAGATGATTATTCTTGTGCTTTGTTTCAGTGGTCTTAATGTTGGGGTTTGTTTGGGGAGTGATGCCTAATCTGGTACAATAAAGGCAAGCCTGTTTGCCTGAATAAATCTTCTGTAACGCTCCTTGTAATTTCGTAGTATTTATTATGCTTTGTCTACTTAAATCTCCATGACTTTACATATGAtcatttcttctcttctttaatttgtttcttttgagtTGTGAGAAAGACAACAAgaacaacaataaaataaacCCCGTAAGGGAAATCGGGGATTAAGATGAGTACTGATTAAAAGGAGATTGATTCTGATATCCTGTTCAGATACCAATTTGATATTAAAAATTTGGAACGAAAACTTATCAATTAACCGACCAATAAACAATCCAATCTTAGCTATAAATGGCACCAACTTTTACGAAACTTTTATGCCTCTCTAGCTCGAGAAAATACAGCTACAAGCATATCCCGGATCCTCTCCTTGGCTACTCCTCATCCTTGTTCTTGGCTTTTTGCTTCAACCGTTGATTCAATATTCGAGGGTCTGTAATAATCCACGTCAACAAATGACCGTTGATGACTCCAATTTTGGCCTTTTCAAGACTAACGACGTCTGTATCCGTCATCTGAGTCTCAATCCCGTTCCTGtacgttcttcttcttctactttctCTATTGTCGGTTTTTGTTTTCTACTGTAGTTTCCTGAAATTCAATCTATCACCTTCTGTCTGATCTGTTTCATATCTTCGCCTCAGACTATTATACTTGCAAAATCCCAAGCCACAATACCACACTTTAGCAACACATGGTTGATTTACTTCATCGGCTTGTGAATCTCACTCACCAGACGAGTGATCAGAAGAAGACAGGTAGAAGATGTTGTCTTTGAAACTTGAGTGCAATTTATATATCTAATTACAGAGAGGAGATAGAGTCATATTGAAAGTGAAATTAATCTATCCATTTACAGGGAGGAGATAAGAGTCATAGAGAAAAGCCATATATACCACTGTTAAAAGCTGCTTGGTTTCTTAAATTTGAAAGGATATAGAATCATTCCCGCTGATGGTTTCTCGCATATGATGGTGGAGATATGAATATTTGGAATGCCATC
Coding sequences:
- the LOC112174000 gene encoding 14 kDa proline-rich protein DC2.15: MASSTNLSATLLVFSVLLYSSTFSSACGTCNPAPKTPKPPKPAPTPITPVPTTPAPAMETCPRDTLKLGVCADLLGLVNVQIGSPVTSPCCALLEGLADLEAALCLCIALKANVLGINLDVPIALNLLVSACQKTVPPGFKCK